A single genomic interval of Nerophis ophidion isolate RoL-2023_Sa linkage group LG11, RoL_Noph_v1.0, whole genome shotgun sequence harbors:
- the LOC133562276 gene encoding sulfotransferase 2B1-like isoform X2 has product MSWAKYLQYRGLPLPPGAHTEQSLEYAQNFSVEDTDVFAVTYPKSGTVWMQEILPLVLNEGDLTPILTIPNWDRVPWLEEKRLQEVVDQLPSPRGLVTHFPYQFMPPSFKTSSAKVIYVMRNPKDIIVSSYYFHQMATFLEDPGTLDKFIDKFLQGRVLFGKWTNHLKSWKRAELGDRILFITYEEMIQDLPSALRRISDFLGKNLSDEVIRKIADNCSFKSMQANAMSNLSLIPKEYMDTEKSQFLRKDQGTCWWVSKYSTMFSLCNGGQTVWLWN; this is encoded by the exons ATGTCCTGGGCCAAGTACCTTCAATACCGTGGCCTGCCACTGCCTCCTGGAGCCCACACGGAACAGAGCTTGGAATATGCCCAGAACTTCTCTGTGGAGGACACAGATGTGTTTGCTGTGACTTATCCCAAATCAG GTACGGTCTGGATGCAAGAGATCCTCCCACTGGTGCTGAATGAGGGGGACCTGACACCCATCCTAACCATCCCCAACTGGGACAGAGTTCCCTGGCTGGAGGAGAAGAGGTTACAAGAAGTGGTTGATCAGCTGCCCTCCCCAAGAGGGTTGGTCACACATTTTCCTTACCAGTTCATGCCACCTTCCTTCAAAACTTCCAGTGCCAAG GTGATCTACGTCATGAGGAACCCCAAGGATATCATTGTGTCGTCATATTACTTCCATCAGATGGCGACTTTCCTTGAGGACCCTGGAACTTTGGACAAGTTTATTGACAAATTCCTGCAAGGCAGAG TGTTGTTTGGCAAATGGACAAACCACTTGAAGAGCTGGAAGCGTGCAGAGTTAGGAGACCGAATCCTTTTTATTACATATGAGGAAATGATTCAG GATCTTCCTTCAGCTCTACGTAGGATTTCCGATTTCTTGGGAAAGAACCTGAGTGACGAAGTCATTCGGAAAATAGCAGACAATTGTTCCTTCAAGTCCATGCAGGCCAATGCAATGTCCAACTTGAGTTTGATACCCAAGGAGTACATGGACACTGAAAAATCTCAATTTCTTAGGAAAG ATCAGGGCACGTGTTGGTGGGTCTCCAAGTACAGTACGATGTTCAGCTTATGTAACGGAGGCCAGACCGTGTGGCTTTGGAACTGA
- the tmem147 gene encoding BOS complex subunit TMEM147 — MTLFHFGNCFALAYFPYFITYKCSGLSEYNAFWRCVQAGATYLFVQLCKMLFLATFFPTWEGGAGVYDFVGEFMKATVDLADLLGLHLVMSRNAGKGEYKIMVAAMGWATAELVMSRCLPLWVGARGIEFDWKYIQMSFDSNISLVHYIATAAVVWMFTRYDLPKSFRLPVTVLLALCVYKSFLMELFIHAFLLGSWTVLLVKAVLTGAISLCSLFLFVTLVHSN; from the exons ATGACCCTGTTTCACTTTGGAAATTGCTTCGCTTTGGCCTATTTCCCCTATTTTATAACATACAAGTGCAGTGGACT TTCCGAGTACAATGCTTTCTGGAGATGTGTCCAGGCAGGCGCCACGTACCTGTTTGTCCAGCTCTGCAAA ATgctgtttcttgctacttttttCCCCACATGGGAAGGAGGAGCTGGTGTTTATGATTTTGTAGGG gaGTTTATGAAGGCTACGGTGGACCTTGCAGACCTGTTGGGCCTTCATCTTGTCATGTCACGTAATGCTGGCAAAGGAGAGTACAAAATCATGGTGGCAGCTATGGGCTGGGCAACAGCAGAACTCGTCATGTCAAG ATGTCTTCCTCTGTGGGTGGGAGCCAGAGGGATTGAATTTGACTGGAAATACATCCAAATGAGCTTTGACTCCAATATTAGTTTA GTCCATTACATTGCCACGGCAGCAGTAGTGTGGATGTTTACGCGCTATGATCTTCCTAAGAGCTTCAGGCTGCCTGTTACTGTGCTGTTGGCACTCTGTGTCTACAAGTCTTTCCTAATGGA GTTGTTCATCCATGCCTTCCTGCTGGGCAGCTGGACTGTGTTGTTGGTGAAAGCTGTGCTGACTGGAGCCATCTCTCTTTGCTCACTTTTTCTTTTTGTCACCCTGGTGCACAGTAACTAA
- the gapdhs gene encoding glyceraldehyde-3-phosphate dehydrogenase 2: protein MSDLCVGINGFGRIGRLVLRACLQKGIKVVAINDPFIDLQYMVYMFKYDSTHGRYSGEVSLGDGKLIVDGNPISVFQCMKPADIPWGKSGAKYVVESTGVFLSVEKASSHISGGAQRVVVSAPSPDAPMFVMGVNEDKYDPSSMQIVSNASCTTNCLAPLAKVIHDNFGIEEALMTTVHAYTATQKTVDGPSGKAWRDGRGAHQNIIPASTGAAKAVGKVIPALNGKLTGMAFRVPVADVSVVDLTCRLSKSASYSQIKEAVKKAAHGPMKGILGYTEDQVVSSDFIGDRHSSIFDAGAGISLNDNFVKLISWYDNEFGYSHRVADLLLYMYSQE, encoded by the exons ATGTCAGACCTCTGTGTTGGAATCAATGG CTTTGGCCGTATTGGACGTCTTGTGTTGAGGGCCTGCCTTCAGAAAGGCATCAAGGTTGTGGCCATCAACGACCCCTTCATCGACCTGCAGTACATG GTCTACATGTTCAAATATGACTCAACCCATGGCCGTTACAGCGGTGAAGTATCCCTGGGGGATGGCAAGCTCATTGTCGATGGCAACCCCATCTCTGTCTTCCAGTG TATGAAGCCAGCTGATATCCCCTGGGGCAAGTCTGGTGCAAAATATGTAGTGGAGTCCACCGGAGTCTTCCTCAGTGTGGAGAAAGCttct TCTCACATCAGTGGTGGAGCTCAACGTGTGGTTGTGTCAGCACCCTCCCCTGATGCCCCCATGTTTGTCATGGGCGTTAATGAGGACAAATATGACCCATCCTCCATGCAGATTGTTAG CAATGCCTCCTGCACCACCAACTGCCTGGCCCCCCTGGCCAAAGTCATCCATGATAATTTTGGTATTGAGGAGGCCCTTATG ACCACAGTCCACGCTTACACAGCCACCCAGAAGACAGTGGATGGTCCTAGCGGGAAAGCCTGGCGTGATGGCCGTGGGGCCCACCAGAACATCATTCCAGCATCCACCGGGGCTGCCAAGGCTGTGGGCAAAGTAATTCCTGCACTTAATGG TAAGCTGACAGGCATGGCCTTCCGGGTGCCTGTGGCTGATGTGTCTGTGGTAGACCTGACGTGCCGCTTGTCCAAGTCTGCATCTTACTCTCAGATTAAGGAAGCTGTCAAGAAGGCCGCTCATGGGCCCATGAAGGGAATCCTTGGTTACACTGAGGATCAG GTGGTGTCCTCTGACTTCATTGGTGACCGCCACTCTTCCATCTTTGATGCTGGTGCTGGTATTTCCCTCAATGACAACTTTGTCAAGCTCATTTCCTg GTATGATAATGAGTTCGGCTACAGTCACCGTGTTGCTGACCTGTTGCTGTACATGTACTCCCAGGAGTAG